In a single window of the Terrirubrum flagellatum genome:
- a CDS encoding ABC transporter permease, producing MTAASSLWRRPLELLAAFAAIAIAWDLYVRLSDAPAYLLPAPLDVGAALIQSMQSGELAQHLLYTLKNLMLGYVAGALLGVTSGATLAKSPRLEKILGGPILFLQTAPKIALAPLFVIWFGLGLASKIALIISLVFFPVLIGTMVGLRSLDSRLGDLARLLKLNLWQRLWRIELRAGLPEIFVGLRIGAVQAVVGAILAEWMSGKQGLGYLMTFASATYKTPLLFGAVVLTALIGVAVYQIVETIEKRLLAWRDAP from the coding sequence ATGACGGCTGCGTCCTCACTCTGGCGCCGACCGCTCGAACTGCTCGCGGCGTTCGCTGCGATTGCAATCGCCTGGGACCTCTATGTCAGGCTCTCCGATGCGCCGGCCTATCTCCTGCCTGCGCCGCTCGACGTCGGCGCGGCGCTGATTCAATCGATGCAAAGCGGCGAGCTCGCGCAGCATCTTCTCTACACGCTGAAAAATCTCATGCTCGGCTATGTCGCGGGCGCGCTGCTTGGCGTCACCAGCGGCGCAACGCTGGCGAAATCGCCGCGGCTGGAAAAGATTCTGGGCGGGCCAATCCTCTTCCTGCAGACGGCGCCGAAGATCGCGCTCGCGCCGCTGTTCGTGATCTGGTTCGGGCTCGGCCTCGCCTCGAAGATCGCGCTCATCATCTCGCTGGTGTTCTTCCCCGTGCTGATCGGAACCATGGTCGGCCTGCGCTCGCTCGACAGCCGGCTTGGCGATCTCGCGCGATTGCTCAAGCTCAATCTCTGGCAACGGCTGTGGCGCATCGAACTGCGCGCTGGACTACCGGAGATATTTGTGGGCTTGCGCATTGGCGCGGTGCAGGCGGTGGTCGGCGCCATCCTCGCGGAATGGATGTCGGGCAAGCAGGGGCTCGGCTATCTCATGACCTTCGCGTCCGCGACCTACAAGACGCCGCTGCTGTTCGGCGCGGTTGTGCTGACCGCGCTGATCGGAGTCGCCGTCTATCAGATCGTCGAAACGATCGAAAAGCGGTTGCTCGCCTGGCGGGACGCGCCATGA
- a CDS encoding TonB-dependent siderophore receptor: protein MHTFEPKAPAATTAVGLGVLTAACIATAAPVGEAKAQSTQLPAVTVEAPAEQRKPKPVRVRQAKPRPAQSARPRVARPAPAAVPAQSAAAGIGGTGGPGSNPNADPAAPYKVNRSASQKLTQPLLDTPRTITTIPKEVISDKGATSFRELMRTTPGVTLGTGEGGNAYGDRVFIRGFDARNDFYVDGVRDAGVNIRENFNTEQVEILKGPAGVIGGRGTSGGAINVVTKQAGFDSFYNISTTVGTDMTRRVTADINQALTDQLAIRGNVMWQKADVAGRDYVHDDRWGGALAATYRPSDSFKLTLSYSHTDIDQLPDWGVPFNSATLRPWTESGLNRNNYYGMPNRDFQKAKQDIASAKAEWNINEFATLTNTTRYSNSLLDYVAGAPGTPVVTNPNPALWTVPSTAKSRYQTEATYANQTDLTLKFATAGVGHTMVIGTEFSREKLMRDTYQSLATEANVPGAIPGTTLNLWNPNPASIPWTGTFIRTGRPTTVTVDTKSVYALDTLNFQEKLFVTGGVRFDRYEIGASSVGANNVITNLGRTDNIFNWNLGVTYKVLPYAAVYAAYGTSSNPTGSELDGGAADYGALTAANATLGPEKNKSYEIGTKWELFDRHLLATAALFRNEKDNARETVGANVQATGAYRVDGVEFSVAGKITDRWSVFGGAVFMKTDVTKSAIAANVGQKLANIAHQSFNILTKYDITDALTLGGGATYISQQYGGTLAANSNILPGGWRFDLLAEYKLTKNVSAKVQVNNVFDKLLYDGFYRSAVPYVYVAPGRVAYFSVNFKY, encoded by the coding sequence ATGCACACATTCGAACCCAAGGCGCCGGCTGCGACGACGGCGGTCGGTCTTGGAGTGCTGACCGCCGCCTGCATCGCGACGGCGGCGCCGGTTGGTGAGGCCAAGGCGCAGTCGACGCAGCTTCCCGCGGTGACGGTCGAAGCGCCGGCGGAGCAGCGCAAGCCGAAGCCGGTGCGCGTCCGGCAGGCGAAGCCTCGGCCTGCCCAATCTGCGCGTCCGCGCGTGGCGCGGCCGGCGCCGGCGGCCGTTCCCGCACAGTCCGCCGCGGCCGGGATCGGCGGAACGGGCGGTCCGGGCTCCAATCCCAACGCCGATCCCGCCGCGCCCTACAAGGTCAACCGCTCCGCGTCGCAGAAGCTGACGCAGCCGCTGCTCGACACGCCGCGCACCATCACGACCATTCCGAAGGAAGTGATCTCCGACAAGGGCGCGACCTCGTTCCGCGAACTGATGCGCACGACGCCCGGCGTCACGCTCGGCACCGGCGAAGGCGGCAACGCCTATGGCGATCGCGTATTCATTCGCGGCTTTGACGCGCGCAACGACTTCTATGTCGACGGCGTGCGCGACGCGGGCGTGAACATCCGCGAGAATTTCAACACCGAGCAGGTCGAAATCCTGAAAGGTCCGGCGGGCGTCATCGGCGGCCGCGGCACCAGCGGCGGCGCGATTAATGTCGTGACCAAGCAGGCGGGTTTCGACAGCTTCTATAATATCTCGACGACAGTCGGCACCGACATGACGCGCCGCGTCACCGCCGACATCAATCAGGCTCTCACAGATCAACTCGCCATCCGCGGCAACGTGATGTGGCAGAAGGCCGACGTCGCCGGCCGCGATTATGTGCATGATGATCGCTGGGGCGGCGCGCTCGCCGCGACCTACCGGCCGAGCGACAGCTTCAAGCTGACGCTGTCTTATTCGCACACCGACATTGATCAGCTTCCCGACTGGGGCGTGCCGTTCAATTCGGCGACCTTGCGGCCATGGACGGAATCCGGCCTCAACCGCAACAATTATTACGGCATGCCCAATCGCGATTTCCAGAAGGCGAAACAGGACATCGCCTCGGCGAAGGCGGAATGGAACATCAACGAATTCGCCACGCTGACGAACACCACGCGCTACAGCAATTCGCTGCTCGACTATGTCGCGGGCGCGCCCGGTACGCCTGTCGTGACCAATCCGAATCCCGCGCTCTGGACGGTGCCATCGACAGCGAAAAGCCGCTATCAGACCGAAGCGACCTACGCCAACCAGACCGACCTGACGCTGAAATTCGCCACCGCCGGCGTCGGCCACACCATGGTCATCGGCACGGAGTTCAGCCGTGAAAAGCTGATGCGCGACACATACCAATCGCTCGCGACGGAAGCGAACGTGCCTGGCGCGATCCCGGGCACGACGCTCAATCTCTGGAATCCAAATCCCGCGTCCATTCCCTGGACTGGGACATTCATCCGCACCGGCCGCCCGACGACGGTGACGGTCGATACCAAGAGCGTCTATGCGCTCGACACGCTGAATTTTCAGGAGAAGCTGTTCGTCACCGGAGGCGTGCGTTTCGATCGCTATGAGATCGGCGCGTCCTCTGTCGGCGCCAACAACGTCATCACCAATCTCGGCCGCACCGACAACATCTTCAACTGGAATCTTGGCGTCACCTATAAGGTCCTGCCTTACGCCGCGGTCTATGCCGCCTATGGCACGTCCTCGAATCCGACGGGATCGGAGCTCGACGGCGGCGCGGCCGACTATGGCGCGCTGACCGCAGCGAACGCGACGCTTGGGCCGGAAAAGAACAAGTCCTACGAAATTGGCACGAAATGGGAGCTGTTTGATCGTCATCTTCTGGCGACCGCGGCGCTGTTCCGGAATGAAAAGGACAATGCGCGCGAGACCGTCGGAGCGAATGTGCAGGCGACAGGCGCCTACCGCGTCGACGGCGTCGAGTTCAGCGTCGCCGGCAAGATCACCGATCGCTGGAGCGTTTTTGGCGGCGCGGTGTTCATGAAGACTGACGTGACGAAGTCGGCGATCGCGGCGAATGTAGGCCAGAAACTCGCGAACATCGCACACCAATCGTTCAACATCCTGACGAAGTACGACATCACGGACGCTCTGACGCTTGGCGGCGGCGCGACCTATATCAGCCAGCAATATGGCGGCACGCTTGCGGCCAACAGCAACATTCTGCCGGGCGGATGGCGCTTCGATCTTCTGGCCGAATACAAGCTGACGAAGAACGTGTCGGCGAAAGTGCAGGTC
- a CDS encoding ABC transporter ATP-binding protein has translation MIRARGVAKHFSTRGARVEALRPVDLDVARGEFVSIIGPSGCGKSTLLRIIAGLETASEGAIEIDSAASQRAGFVFQDAVLLPWLTAQENVRFPLDVSGVARADADATAQKLLALVGLQGFEKALPRALSGGMRQRVSIARALSYDPPLLLMDEPFGALDLLTRDRLNDELLAIWTATTKTILFVTHSVEEAAYLSDRVVVMSPRPGTIKRIYDVPLKRPRGEQTKLDPAFHQLMADLRRDLK, from the coding sequence ATGATCCGCGCCAGAGGCGTCGCGAAGCATTTTTCCACCCGCGGCGCGCGCGTAGAGGCGTTGCGGCCGGTCGATCTCGATGTCGCGCGCGGCGAATTCGTCAGCATCATCGGCCCATCCGGCTGCGGAAAATCAACGCTGCTGCGCATCATCGCCGGCCTCGAAACCGCGAGCGAAGGCGCGATCGAGATCGACAGCGCGGCAAGCCAGCGCGCCGGCTTCGTGTTCCAGGACGCGGTGTTGCTGCCCTGGCTCACCGCACAGGAGAATGTGCGATTTCCGCTCGACGTCTCTGGCGTCGCGCGCGCAGACGCCGACGCGACCGCGCAAAAGCTGCTCGCGCTCGTGGGATTGCAGGGATTCGAAAAGGCGCTTCCGCGCGCGCTGTCTGGCGGCATGCGCCAGCGCGTCTCGATCGCGCGCGCCCTCTCCTACGATCCGCCGTTGCTGCTCATGGACGAGCCGTTTGGCGCGCTCGATCTCTTGACGCGCGACCGGCTCAACGACGAGCTTCTCGCGATCTGGACGGCGACGACGAAAACGATCCTGTTCGTCACGCACAGCGTCGAGGAGGCCGCCTATCTCTCCGACCGCGTCGTTGTGATGTCGCCGCGGCCGGGAACGATCAAGCGCATCTATGACGTGCCGCTTAAGCGTCCGCGCGGCGAACAGACGAAGCTCGATCCGGCCTTCCATCAACTGATGGCCGATCTCAGGCGCGATCTGAAATGA
- the pyrF gene encoding orotidine-5'-phosphate decarboxylase yields the protein MEAKAVALERLSIGGGESMESRPWIDIVEGNTARHGCLVAGIDPFLPDIPSFFEEDNGGAWIERYVQFLLDTIEGHVGFIKFQSAYFEACGIPGLAALSAGMRRARAAGIGVIFDAKRADIDPTASAYARAYLTPAHAGGSGDFETDCLTVNPLMGPDSLEPFVECVRRYGKGLLVICRTSNPDASWLQDRMAGNRSISDWVAELIGSFAMKTELSDRLSPIGAVVGATIPQGGRLLRQLLPRSIILAPGLGAQGGDPATIRSLRGSRPGDVLVPVSRGLTRVEDRSISISAYRKIIVERLDGFRQAVADGQPHILASTATPPVAA from the coding sequence ATGGAGGCGAAGGCTGTGGCTCTCGAGCGGCTGAGCATTGGGGGTGGGGAGTCTATGGAATCGAGGCCATGGATCGATATCGTCGAAGGCAACACGGCGCGACATGGCTGCCTCGTCGCCGGAATCGACCCTTTTCTTCCCGATATTCCGTCGTTCTTCGAAGAAGACAACGGCGGCGCGTGGATCGAGCGTTATGTCCAGTTCCTGCTCGATACGATCGAAGGCCATGTTGGATTTATAAAATTCCAATCCGCTTACTTTGAGGCGTGCGGAATTCCTGGATTGGCGGCTCTCTCGGCGGGAATGAGGCGGGCGCGCGCTGCGGGGATTGGCGTGATTTTCGACGCCAAGAGAGCGGATATCGATCCGACTGCATCAGCATACGCTCGCGCCTATTTGACCCCCGCCCATGCTGGCGGAAGCGGTGATTTCGAGACCGATTGCCTCACGGTGAATCCGCTCATGGGGCCGGATTCTCTGGAACCGTTCGTCGAGTGCGTCCGGCGCTATGGCAAAGGATTGCTGGTGATATGTCGCACTTCAAATCCGGACGCATCCTGGCTCCAGGATCGCATGGCGGGAAATCGATCGATTTCGGACTGGGTCGCAGAGTTGATCGGCAGCTTCGCCATGAAGACGGAATTGTCGGATCGCTTGAGTCCGATTGGCGCGGTCGTAGGAGCAACAATACCCCAGGGAGGCCGCCTCCTGCGACAATTGCTTCCAAGATCAATCATTCTCGCGCCGGGCCTCGGCGCTCAAGGGGGCGATCCAGCAACCATTCGTTCACTCAGAGGCTCCCGTCCCGGCGATGTGCTGGTCCCCGTATCGCGTGGATTAACGCGGGTGGAGGATCGCAGTATTTCGATCAGCGCCTATCGGAAAATTATCGTCGAACGTCTTGATGGCTTCAGACAAGCAGTGGCGGACGGTCAACCGCATATCCTGGCGTCGACAGCGACGCCTCCGGTTGCTGCTTGA
- a CDS encoding helix-turn-helix domain-containing protein: MSVSFEEIGQRLKAYRMGKGASAEEVAKKIGISRAAVYRIENGEMVKIETLERLAQVLETSIASLLGVGVEYYSSAISYFERMRQIEEQSEQVVAHFPPMSYLLTTEKYPFYLKKVLLEALPQDRADGGGAGSEIDQVITTLNERKTARDRRRLSVVNFVTVPEIERWLKLGVVGRFDLPDHELLSRRLAAREEVEHLAALIESEPMGVQIALIEETLPNVAFQLFRTSGRTTLGLSPFRLGGELPNIRTGVAMLTSDEEPVRLYERFADDLWRRARKGSEAAALVRSVLSRSGAVSQSKAIPRQRGTRS, encoded by the coding sequence ATGAGTGTCAGCTTCGAGGAGATCGGGCAGCGCTTGAAAGCCTATCGAATGGGAAAGGGCGCTTCTGCGGAAGAGGTCGCGAAGAAAATCGGGATTTCGCGGGCGGCCGTCTATCGGATTGAAAACGGCGAGATGGTCAAGATCGAGACTCTGGAGAGGCTCGCTCAGGTCCTGGAAACGTCGATCGCCTCGCTTCTTGGCGTAGGCGTCGAGTATTACTCAAGCGCAATCAGCTATTTCGAACGCATGCGCCAGATCGAAGAGCAGTCTGAGCAAGTTGTCGCGCATTTCCCACCCATGTCGTATTTGCTGACGACCGAAAAGTATCCTTTCTACTTGAAAAAGGTGCTGCTCGAGGCATTGCCTCAGGATCGTGCTGACGGCGGCGGAGCCGGGTCGGAAATTGATCAAGTCATCACGACGCTCAATGAACGCAAAACAGCGCGCGATCGCAGGCGTCTCAGCGTTGTAAATTTTGTTACGGTTCCGGAGATTGAACGCTGGCTGAAACTCGGCGTCGTTGGCAGATTCGATCTGCCTGACCATGAACTGTTGAGCCGTCGCCTGGCCGCGCGCGAAGAGGTTGAACATTTGGCGGCGCTGATAGAAAGCGAACCGATGGGCGTCCAAATCGCGCTTATAGAAGAAACCCTGCCGAACGTCGCTTTCCAGCTTTTTCGAACTTCCGGACGCACAACGCTTGGCCTGAGCCCATTCCGGCTGGGAGGCGAACTGCCGAACATTCGGACGGGCGTGGCGATGCTGACTTCGGATGAAGAGCCGGTCCGATTGTATGAACGGTTTGCCGATGATCTTTGGCGCCGCGCGCGCAAAGGCAGCGAAGCTGCGGCGCTTGTCCGCTCTGTCCTCAGCCGCTCAGGCGCGGTCTCTCAAAGCAAAGCAATTCCACGGCAGCGGGGGACTCGTTCCTGA
- a CDS encoding nucleoside phosphorylase, with protein sequence MSQNMRDNKRSAAFPWLNGRPTHLPCGPGDMPSCVLLPGDPDRVTLAAALLDNARDFGRRREFHAVRGDWRGSPVGVCSTGVGGPSAEIAVVELANLDVTSVIRVGGMGALQADLPLGGFLIVDQAEGATGAAAIYGATGAVNASADVVDALEEAARTLGFAHRRGRVHTTDSYYWGQGRSARPDGRPSPTPDIVSRLAAQGVCGLDMEAQTVFAVAKALGLRAGAVLAVHGNRATDEWLEDYEETQANLIRLAATAAALLGSN encoded by the coding sequence ATGAGTCAGAACATGCGCGACAACAAGCGATCGGCGGCGTTTCCCTGGCTGAATGGCCGCCCGACGCATCTGCCCTGCGGCCCCGGCGATATGCCGTCCTGCGTTCTGCTGCCCGGCGATCCCGATCGCGTGACGCTCGCCGCCGCGTTGCTCGACAATGCGCGCGATTTCGGCCGGCGGCGTGAATTCCACGCCGTGCGCGGCGACTGGAGAGGCTCTCCCGTCGGCGTGTGTTCAACCGGTGTCGGCGGCCCCTCCGCGGAGATCGCCGTCGTCGAACTCGCCAATCTCGACGTGACCTCGGTCATTCGCGTCGGGGGCATGGGCGCGTTGCAAGCCGATTTGCCGCTTGGCGGATTCCTGATCGTCGATCAGGCCGAGGGCGCGACGGGCGCCGCAGCGATCTATGGCGCGACGGGCGCGGTCAATGCGAGCGCCGATGTGGTTGACGCGCTGGAAGAAGCGGCGCGGACGCTCGGCTTCGCCCATCGCCGCGGCCGCGTTCATACGACCGACAGCTATTACTGGGGTCAGGGCCGGTCGGCGCGTCCCGACGGGAGGCCATCTCCAACGCCTGACATCGTGTCGCGGCTCGCGGCGCAAGGCGTCTGCGGCCTCGACATGGAGGCGCAGACAGTCTTCGCTGTGGCGAAAGCGCTGGGATTGCGCGCCGGCGCAGTGCTCGCCGTCCATGGCAATCGCGCCACCGACGAGTGGCTTGAAGATTACGAAGAGACTCAAGCCAATCTCATCCGCCTCGCGGCGACAGCCGCAGCGCTTCTTGGTTCGAACTGA
- a CDS encoding ABC transporter substrate-binding protein, with product MKRRTFLAGAAAAASLPRFAIAQGAQSATLQIDGAAVPFYAPIYVAQEKGMFAKNGVDLRIIYAAAADIMRNVAVGNAELGFPNGDAVIAAKASGLPAKVVHTTYQRGIGATLFKAAKGFKSFADLKGKTLAVTSLGSPNYLQLQVGLKKAGLTLNDVKVEVIATGAIVQALQADQVDAIVFSELRKYNLEADGVQVGMISSNDFLPSFGNVVVTGESTLKSKAKVVKGFIAALDEALTWVITGHVDEAIALAIEKHAPTWKGQEAILAKAFNESFAPSIWQSPLTKVKGLGAGDLAAWQSNIDILAEYKVIDKGFKAADLVIQPADVAA from the coding sequence ATGAAACGCCGCACCTTCCTCGCCGGAGCCGCAGCCGCCGCAAGCCTGCCGCGCTTCGCCATTGCGCAGGGCGCGCAATCCGCGACGCTGCAGATCGACGGCGCCGCCGTGCCCTTCTACGCGCCGATCTATGTGGCGCAGGAGAAAGGCATGTTCGCAAAGAACGGCGTCGATCTCCGCATCATCTACGCCGCAGCCGCCGACATCATGCGCAATGTCGCGGTCGGCAATGCGGAGCTTGGATTTCCGAACGGCGACGCTGTCATCGCTGCGAAGGCGAGCGGGCTGCCGGCGAAGGTGGTCCATACGACCTATCAGCGCGGCATCGGCGCGACCCTGTTCAAGGCGGCGAAGGGCTTCAAGAGCTTCGCCGATCTCAAGGGCAAGACGCTGGCCGTGACGAGCCTCGGCAGCCCGAACTATCTGCAGTTACAGGTCGGACTGAAGAAGGCGGGGCTTACACTGAACGACGTGAAGGTCGAAGTGATCGCGACCGGCGCGATCGTGCAAGCGCTGCAAGCCGATCAGGTCGATGCGATCGTCTTCTCCGAGCTACGCAAATACAATCTCGAAGCCGATGGCGTTCAGGTCGGCATGATCTCGTCGAACGACTTCCTGCCGTCCTTCGGCAATGTCGTCGTGACAGGCGAATCGACGCTGAAGTCGAAAGCGAAGGTTGTGAAGGGCTTCATCGCGGCGTTGGACGAAGCGCTGACATGGGTCATCACCGGCCATGTCGACGAGGCGATCGCGCTTGCGATCGAAAAGCACGCGCCGACATGGAAGGGACAGGAGGCGATTCTCGCGAAGGCGTTCAACGAATCCTTCGCGCCGTCGATCTGGCAAAGCCCGCTGACGAAGGTGAAGGGGCTCGGCGCCGGCGATCTCGCAGCGTGGCAGAGCAACATCGATATTCTCGCGGAATACAAAGTGATCGACAAAGGCTTCAAGGCGGCGGATCTCGTGATCCAGCCTGCGGACGTGGCGGCCTGA